The following are from one region of the Lentimicrobium sp. L6 genome:
- a CDS encoding DUF3137 domain-containing protein — protein MSSNQKIETLYNEQLKPKLAKLEKDRHAIQKKLVIATVLAIPFFMIPFFVRNQIGVWALMVSSFLVIMIILAWALTLYFKYRHQFKEIVVKELVKLINPDFNNDPYDHINVLEFNKAKMFAKGERAIGDDLVKGNIDKTRFEFSEIKVGQGTQNAQQSKQSYFFRGLFFYADFNKKLTGETFVGPDKAEKLFGKMGQKLQTISSKGELIKLENSDFEKMYVVHSSDQTEARYILTPKMMEAMVNIREKHPLDFHFSFVDQRVNCAIKFNKNLFEPVIWGKGLKLSDVEYFYNLLELIQTIITEMNLNLRIWAVE, from the coding sequence ATGTCATCAAATCAAAAAATAGAAACCCTATATAATGAGCAGCTTAAGCCAAAGCTTGCCAAATTGGAAAAGGACCGACATGCCATTCAAAAGAAGCTAGTCATTGCTACAGTATTAGCCATTCCGTTTTTTATGATACCTTTTTTTGTTAGAAACCAGATTGGTGTTTGGGCATTAATGGTATCTAGTTTTCTGGTGATTATGATTATTTTGGCTTGGGCCTTGACTCTGTATTTTAAATATAGACACCAGTTTAAGGAAATTGTGGTTAAGGAATTGGTGAAATTAATCAATCCTGATTTTAACAACGATCCCTATGATCATATCAATGTGTTAGAGTTTAATAAAGCCAAAATGTTTGCTAAAGGAGAACGAGCAATAGGAGACGATTTAGTAAAAGGGAATATAGATAAAACCAGATTTGAATTTAGCGAAATAAAAGTCGGACAGGGGACTCAGAATGCACAGCAGAGTAAGCAAAGCTATTTCTTTAGAGGATTGTTTTTTTATGCAGATTTCAATAAGAAATTAACTGGGGAGACTTTTGTAGGTCCCGATAAGGCCGAGAAGTTATTTGGTAAGATGGGTCAGAAATTGCAGACGATAAGCTCCAAGGGTGAACTCATAAAGCTCGAAAACTCCGATTTCGAAAAGATGTACGTGGTTCATTCCTCCGACCAAACGGAGGCTCGTTATATTTTAACTCCCAAAATGATGGAAGCCATGGTGAATATTCGTGAAAAACATCCTCTAGATTTTCATTTCAGTTTTGTAGATCAAAGAGTAAACTGTGCTATTAAGTTTAATAAAAATCTATTTGAGCCCGTCATTTGGGGCAAGGGTTTAAAGCTTTCAGATGTGGAATATTTCTATAACCTTCTGGAACTCATACAAACTATTATTACAGAAATGAACTTGAACTTGAGGATTTGGGCTGTGGAGTAA
- a CDS encoding LamG-like jellyroll fold domain-containing protein, which produces MKNLLFLIILLFSLNSYSQSPVLYFDGNDNYVDIGPLAATNARTIEFWFNLEYSVDEYLQNEIILIGTEIPDPNVMEWHLSLTQAGTTNPPGTLRFVYVEAVGQVAQVYSDKNEWNANQWYHVAIVIDQDLGMCLFVDGELQYEKVAAFNNPINFNGANIEIGRQFGFNRYFNGRIDDLRISNEAIYLENFTPPCPDLMADNSTIGLWNFNKNDGYIANDSGPNNFDGIIHGATWDTAMICLSTNDNENQNIKKTLKVYPNPSDQIFNLTDFNFELEDLKISIYNSYGQLILKDDIETELYQLDLKNRAPGIYYYRILNNDSIILYSGKLVKQ; this is translated from the coding sequence GGACATTGGTCCCTTAGCTGCTACTAATGCAAGAACCATTGAATTTTGGTTCAATCTTGAATATAGTGTGGATGAATACCTCCAAAATGAAATTATATTAATTGGCACAGAAATACCCGATCCAAATGTTATGGAATGGCATTTATCTTTAACACAAGCCGGAACCACTAATCCACCGGGAACACTGAGATTTGTATATGTAGAGGCGGTTGGCCAAGTTGCTCAAGTATATAGCGATAAAAATGAATGGAATGCCAACCAGTGGTATCACGTGGCCATTGTGATCGATCAAGATCTTGGCATGTGCCTCTTTGTAGATGGAGAACTACAATATGAGAAAGTAGCCGCATTTAATAATCCAATAAATTTTAATGGTGCCAATATAGAAATAGGAAGGCAATTTGGATTTAACCGCTATTTTAATGGAAGGATAGATGACCTCCGCATCTCTAATGAGGCCATCTATTTAGAGAACTTCACTCCTCCTTGTCCAGATTTAATGGCTGATAACAGTACCATAGGATTATGGAATTTCAATAAAAATGATGGATATATTGCAAATGACTCTGGACCAAATAACTTTGATGGGATAATACATGGAGCCACTTGGGATACAGCTATGATATGTCTTAGCACAAACGATAACGAAAATCAGAATATAAAAAAGACTTTGAAGGTTTATCCAAATCCATCTGACCAAATATTTAATCTGACAGATTTTAACTTTGAATTAGAGGATTTAAAAATTTCGATATATAACTCTTATGGTCAACTTATTTTGAAAGATGATATTGAAACAGAGTTGTATCAACTTGATTTAAAAAACAGAGCCCCTGGTATCTATTATTATAGAATACTTAATAATGATAGTATTATTCTATACTCAGGTAAATTAGTCAAGCAATAG